A portion of the Dehalococcoidia bacterium genome contains these proteins:
- a CDS encoding dipeptide ABC transporter ATP-binding protein, whose product MAAAGGVPLLEVRDLRKHFPVAGGFLGTRTVAAVKAVDGVSFSIQPGETLSLVGESGCGKTTTSRMILLLEPPTAGTILFEGQDVLGLRGEGLRRYRASVQAVFQDPWSSLNPRQRVGGIVGEPLVVNAHLSHRQLSERVAEVLTQVGLRPEQANLFPHEFSGGQRQRIAIARALALNPRLIVLDEPVSALDVSIRAQIMNLLRDLQRQYNLSYLMIAHHLATVRYMSHRIAVMYLGKLVETADSETLFRNPQHPYTKALISAALPSHPDLQREEIILSGEVPSPLNPPSGCRFRTRCPVARTECAGSEPPLKETEPGHKVACVLY is encoded by the coding sequence ATGGCCGCCGCTGGCGGCGTCCCCCTGCTGGAAGTGCGCGACCTGCGCAAGCACTTCCCCGTGGCGGGCGGTTTCCTGGGGACGCGCACGGTCGCCGCCGTGAAGGCGGTGGACGGCGTCTCGTTCAGCATCCAGCCCGGAGAGACCCTGAGCCTGGTCGGAGAGTCCGGCTGCGGCAAGACCACCACCTCGCGCATGATCCTGCTGCTGGAGCCGCCCACAGCGGGGACCATCCTGTTCGAAGGGCAGGACGTGCTGGGCCTGCGCGGCGAGGGCCTGCGGCGCTATCGCGCGTCCGTGCAGGCGGTCTTCCAGGACCCGTGGAGCTCGCTGAACCCTCGCCAGCGGGTCGGCGGCATCGTCGGCGAGCCGCTGGTCGTGAACGCGCACCTCTCCCACCGGCAATTGTCGGAACGAGTGGCGGAGGTCCTGACTCAGGTGGGCCTGCGCCCCGAACAAGCCAACCTTTTCCCGCACGAGTTCAGCGGCGGACAGAGGCAGCGCATCGCCATTGCGCGGGCGCTAGCGCTGAACCCGCGCCTTATCGTGCTGGACGAGCCGGTGTCCGCCCTAGACGTGTCCATCCGCGCGCAGATCATGAACCTGCTGCGCGACCTGCAACGTCAGTACAACCTCTCGTACCTGATGATCGCCCACCACCTGGCTACCGTCCGCTACATGAGCCACCGCATCGCCGTCATGTACCTGGGCAAGCTGGTGGAGACGGCGGACTCGGAGACGCTGTTCCGCAATCCGCAGCACCCCTACACGAAGGCCCTCATATCCGCGGCGCTGCCGTCGCACCCCGACCTCCAGAGGGAGGAGATCATCCTCTCGGGCGAAGTGCCGTCGCCGCTGAACCCGCCTTCCGGCTGCCGTTTCCGCACGCGCTGCCCTGTCGCCCGGACCGAGTGCGCGGGAAGCGAGCCGCCACTCAAGGAGACCGAGCCGGGCCACAAAGTGGCCTGCGTTTTGTACTAA
- a CDS encoding LLM class F420-dependent oxidoreductase, translating to MKYGFQLPQIGEEIDGASISRFARKVEDVGFHALFAGDHFVIPNEIKSVYPYNTRSQFRVAEHPNYLECFTLLAWAAACTRRVRVCPSVMITPYRHPVTIAKIVTSLDVLSGGRAVLGAGVGWMAEEFAVLGVPYNQRGARTNEYLEICKTLWTQDEPHYEGRFFRIADLRFGPKPAQKPHPPIWIGGHSAPALERVVKMGQGWMPAGLRPAEAATMIAELRRLAEKHGRNPDELEICLSRGIEFTKQPTAGEARRPLIGTPEQVVEDLIAYQKAGVHMVRFQFRTPRIEDEMEIIERLAAEVAPHVPRGPKD from the coding sequence ATGAAGTACGGCTTCCAGCTTCCACAGATCGGCGAGGAAATTGACGGCGCGTCCATATCCCGCTTCGCCCGCAAGGTGGAGGACGTAGGATTCCACGCCCTCTTCGCCGGCGACCACTTCGTCATCCCGAACGAAATCAAATCGGTCTATCCCTACAACACCCGCAGCCAGTTCCGCGTGGCGGAGCACCCCAACTACCTGGAGTGCTTCACGCTCCTCGCGTGGGCGGCGGCGTGCACGCGGCGCGTCCGCGTGTGCCCCAGCGTGATGATCACGCCCTACCGACACCCGGTGACCATCGCCAAGATTGTCACGAGTCTGGACGTGCTCAGCGGCGGGCGGGCCGTCCTGGGCGCGGGCGTCGGCTGGATGGCGGAGGAGTTCGCGGTGCTGGGCGTGCCGTACAACCAGCGCGGCGCGCGCACCAACGAGTACCTGGAGATATGCAAGACGCTGTGGACACAGGACGAGCCGCACTACGAGGGGCGGTTCTTCCGCATAGCCGACCTGCGGTTCGGACCCAAGCCTGCCCAGAAGCCGCATCCGCCCATCTGGATTGGCGGGCACTCCGCTCCCGCGCTGGAGCGGGTGGTGAAGATGGGACAGGGCTGGATGCCCGCCGGCCTGCGCCCCGCGGAAGCGGCCACGATGATCGCCGAGCTGCGACGCCTGGCCGAGAAACATGGCCGCAACCCGGACGAATTGGAGATATGCCTGTCGCGAGGGATTGAGTTCACCAAACAGCCCACCGCCGGCGAGGCGCGGCGTCCGCTCATCGGCACGCCGGAGCAAGTAGTGGAGGACCTCATTGCCTACCAGAAGGCGGGCGTCCACATGGTGCGCTTCCAGTTCCGCACGCCGCGCATCGAGGACGAGATGGAGATTATCGAGCGGCTGGCCGCGGAGGTGGCGCCGCACGTGCCGCGCGGCCCGAAGGACTAG
- a CDS encoding cation:proton antiporter, translating to MEHDLTALVTRLVLELAVILVAAKLGGEIALRYLKTPPVLGELVVGVLIGPFALGAIPLPLLGPLFPLPQTTSGAPILVPVSSELYSFAQVASIVLLFVAGLETDSRQFFRYAGPASVVAMGGVIAPFFLGAGATVLFGFASSLMDQHALFMGAVMTATSVGITARVLADLKRLDSPEGVTILGAAVVDDVLGILILTIVVGIAASGTISVSNIGVVTAKAVLFWVGLTGGAFLLSSHISKLFLKFKTGGAPLALALALAFLASVLAESFGLAMIIGAYSIGLALSSTQLRHHIEPQLIGVYDALVPVFFVVMGMMVNVQAVTGALLFGIVISALAVVGKIVGCGLPSLAVGFNPRGALRIGFGMLPRGEVALIVAGVGLTRGVITETVFGVAILMTLVTTLMAPPLLQAAFKIPGPGRRGTEAVPATKHSLAG from the coding sequence ATGGAACACGACCTGACGGCCCTGGTCACGCGCCTCGTGCTGGAGCTGGCCGTCATTCTGGTGGCGGCCAAGCTGGGCGGCGAGATCGCATTACGCTACCTCAAGACGCCGCCCGTCTTGGGCGAGCTGGTGGTCGGCGTTCTGATAGGCCCCTTCGCGCTGGGCGCTATTCCGCTCCCTCTGCTTGGCCCGCTCTTCCCGCTGCCGCAGACAACGTCCGGCGCCCCAATACTTGTCCCCGTCAGTTCCGAGTTGTACTCCTTCGCGCAGGTCGCTTCCATTGTGCTGCTCTTCGTGGCCGGGCTGGAGACGGACAGCCGTCAGTTCTTTCGGTACGCCGGGCCGGCGAGCGTGGTGGCGATGGGCGGCGTGATCGCGCCCTTTTTCCTCGGCGCTGGCGCCACCGTCCTGTTCGGGTTCGCTTCCTCGCTAATGGACCAGCACGCCCTGTTCATGGGCGCCGTCATGACCGCCACATCCGTGGGCATCACCGCGCGTGTCCTGGCTGACCTGAAGAGACTGGACTCGCCGGAAGGGGTGACTATCCTGGGGGCCGCCGTGGTGGATGACGTGCTGGGCATCCTCATCCTGACGATCGTCGTGGGGATTGCAGCCTCCGGGACCATATCGGTGAGTAACATCGGCGTGGTGACGGCGAAGGCCGTGCTCTTCTGGGTAGGCCTGACGGGCGGCGCCTTCCTTCTTTCAAGCCACATTTCCAAGTTGTTCCTGAAGTTCAAGACGGGGGGCGCTCCGCTGGCGCTGGCCCTGGCGCTGGCGTTCCTGGCGTCGGTCCTGGCGGAGAGCTTCGGGCTGGCGATGATTATCGGAGCCTACTCCATCGGGCTGGCCCTTTCGAGCACGCAACTGCGCCATCACATAGAGCCGCAGCTTATCGGCGTCTATGACGCCCTCGTGCCCGTGTTCTTCGTGGTCATGGGCATGATGGTCAATGTGCAGGCGGTGACCGGCGCGCTGCTCTTTGGGATAGTCATCAGCGCGCTTGCCGTCGTGGGGAAGATCGTGGGCTGCGGCCTTCCGTCGCTGGCTGTCGGGTTCAACCCGCGGGGCGCGCTCCGCATCGGCTTCGGGATGCTGCCACGCGGTGAGGTCGCGCTGATTGTGGCGGGCGTGGGCCTGACGCGGGGCGTGATTACGGAGACGGTGTTCGGCGTGGCTATTCTGATGACCCTCGTGACCACGCTGATGGCGCCTCCGCTTCTGCAGGCGGCGTTCAAAATACCAGGCCCGGGCCGTCGTGGGACTGAGGCCGTCCCCGCGACGAAGCACTCTCTGGCCGGCTAG
- the glmU gene encoding bifunctional UDP-N-acetylglucosamine diphosphorylase/glucosamine-1-phosphate N-acetyltransferase GlmU, which translates to MTEWAAVVLAAGKGTRMKSALPKVLHPLCGQPMARHVLDAVRAAGVTRTTLVVGHAAGRVRAALGGDVQYVEQAQQRGTGHALLQARRAVSGAARNILVLYGDTPLISSQTLRSLMERHRASRAALTLLTCDTCPPEGLGRILRPSTEGGRVTRIVEDADAGPDVRALREINAGVYCFRAAWLWPALASLKPHARGEIYLTDLVEMATAQGKRVDSVCTRDPLEAIGVNDRVQLARAEAALRQRIREEWMREGVTLADPPSTFIDARVKLGRDTVLQPGVHLWGGTAVGRACHIGPNTIIADSTIGDRCRILASVIERSTVEDDVDIGPYSHLRDGAHICAETHIGNFAEVKKSRLGRGTRMGHFSYMGDATVGRDVNIGAGTITCNYDGVRKNKTVIEDGVFLGSDTMLVAPVRLGARSVTGAGSVVNKDVPPDKLAVGVPARLRSKKPTK; encoded by the coding sequence ATGACGGAATGGGCCGCTGTTGTCCTGGCGGCGGGCAAGGGCACGCGCATGAAATCGGCGCTGCCGAAGGTGCTGCATCCCCTCTGCGGCCAGCCGATGGCCCGGCATGTGCTTGACGCCGTCCGCGCCGCGGGCGTCACGCGGACGACGTTGGTCGTCGGACATGCGGCAGGCCGGGTGCGCGCGGCCCTCGGCGGCGACGTCCAGTACGTGGAGCAGGCCCAGCAACGGGGCACCGGCCACGCGCTGCTCCAGGCGCGCCGAGCGGTGTCCGGCGCCGCCCGAAACATCCTCGTCCTCTACGGGGACACGCCTCTTATCTCGTCCCAGACCCTCCGGAGTCTCATGGAGCGCCATCGGGCCAGCCGCGCCGCGCTCACTCTGCTCACCTGCGACACCTGCCCGCCCGAAGGCCTGGGCCGCATTCTCCGCCCTTCCACGGAAGGGGGCCGCGTGACGCGTATCGTGGAAGACGCGGATGCGGGCCCCGACGTGCGCGCGCTCCGGGAGATTAACGCCGGCGTGTACTGCTTCCGCGCCGCCTGGCTGTGGCCCGCGCTGGCGTCCCTCAAGCCGCACGCCAGGGGTGAGATTTACCTGACTGACCTTGTGGAGATGGCCACCGCGCAGGGGAAACGTGTCGATAGCGTCTGCACGCGGGACCCGCTGGAGGCCATCGGCGTGAACGACCGCGTTCAGTTGGCCCGCGCCGAGGCGGCGCTGCGGCAGCGCATCCGCGAGGAGTGGATGCGGGAGGGTGTCACCCTGGCGGACCCTCCCTCCACCTTCATTGACGCGCGCGTGAAGCTGGGCCGTGACACGGTGCTGCAGCCCGGCGTCCACCTGTGGGGCGGGACGGCCGTGGGCCGCGCCTGCCACATTGGGCCGAACACTATCATCGCGGACTCCACCATCGGCGACCGCTGCCGCATCCTCGCCTCCGTCATCGAGCGCTCCACCGTGGAGGACGACGTGGACATAGGCCCCTACAGCCACCTGCGCGACGGGGCGCACATCTGCGCGGAGACGCACATCGGCAACTTCGCCGAGGTGAAGAAGAGCCGTCTGGGCCGCGGGACCAGGATGGGGCACTTCAGCTACATGGGCGACGCGACGGTGGGCCGGGATGTGAACATAGGCGCGGGCACCATCACGTGCAACTACGACGGCGTGCGCAAGAACAAGACCGTCATTGAGGACGGCGTCTTCCTCGGCTCGGACACCATGCTGGTGGCGCCGGTCCGCCTAGGCGCGCGCTCCGTCACGGGAGCAGGCTCCGTGGTCAACAAGGACGTGCCCCCGGACAAGCTCGCCGTGGGCGTGCCCGCGCGGCTACGCTCCAAGAAGCCGACTAAATAA